One Vigna unguiculata cultivar IT97K-499-35 chromosome 11, ASM411807v1, whole genome shotgun sequence DNA window includes the following coding sequences:
- the LOC114170160 gene encoding putative disease resistance protein At3g14460 produces MISQEHLHTDLVSLKIKNCSEFESFPNDGLFAPQLETFYIEGLEKLKSMPKRMSSLLPSLGELTICNCPRVELSEGCLPSKLVASLKGVDCFPGESFLPFSLSELEINDCPNLKKLDYKGLYYLSSLQKLNLFKCPLLKQRCKKQGEDWIKISRIKTIWVDYEQPKLKGHLPEQLSHLKILTIDQCEQIEATILKGVEIEDVKMEPSSFDMIGPLVFDTPLESLSIYSCPGINIPLNHWYSLLVELDISESCDSLTNFPLDIFPKLCDLCLNECHNLQMISQGHPHTHLKSLTIQKCYKFESFPCEGLFATQLESFFIEELERLKSMPRFMSVLLPSLNYLSIRDCPGVEFSDGCLPSNLKEMRLFNCSKLVASLKGVWGTNPSLKSLYIRKVDVEFFQSEGFLPLSLTNLEIYDCPNLKKLDYETLSPLSSLEKLDIVNCPSLHCLPEEGLPKSILELGIKSCPLLKQRCKKQEGEDWAKIAHIKTLWVDFEQVNIKDEAQVGKY; encoded by the exons ATGATATCGCAGGAGCACCTTCATACTGATTTGGTGAgtctgaaaattaaaaattgctctgaatttgaatcatttCCCAATGATGGATTATTTGCACCTCAGCTAGAGACATTTTATATTGAAGGGTTGGAGAAATTGAAATCAATGCCTAAACGCATGTCTTCCCTCCTTCCATCTCTTGGTGAGCTCACGATATGCAACTGTCCAAGAGTGGAGTTGTCTGAGGGATGTTTGCCATCCAAACTTGTTGCCTCACTAAAAGGGGTGGATTGTTTCCCAGGTGAAAGTTTTCTCCCATTCTCTCTTAGTGAATTAGAGATAAATGATTGTCCAAATCTTAAGAAACTGGACTACAAGGGTCTCTATTACCTCTCTTCTCTCcaaaaattgaatctttttaagTGCCCCTTACTCAAACAGCGCTGCAAAAAACAAGGTGAAGACTGGATCAAGATTTCTCGCATTAAAACCATATGGGTTGATTATGAACAA CCTAAATTGAAAGGGCACTTGCCAGAGCAACTTTCTCATTTAAAAATACTAACTATTGATCAATGCGAACAAATTGAGGCTACGATTCTCAAGGGTGTAGAAATTGAAGATGTGAAGATGGAGCCTTCTTCATTTGATATGATAGGGCCCCTAGTATTTGATACTCCTCTTGAATCCTTAAGTATTTATTCTTGTCCGGGCATAAACATTCCCTTAAACCATTGGTACTCTTTGCTTGTAGAATTGGATATTAGTGAAAGTTGTGACTCTCTCACGAACTTCCCTCTAGACATTTTTCCAAAACTTTGCGACCTTTGTTTAAACGAGTGTCATAACCTACAGATGATATCGCAGGGGCACCCTCATACTCATCTGAAGAGTCTGACAATTCAAAAGTGCTATAAATTTGAATCATTTCCCTGTGAAGGATTATTTGCAACGCAGCTAGAGAGCTTTTTCATTGAAGAATTAGAGAGATTGAAATCAATGCCTAGATTCATGTCTGTGCTGCTTCCATCTCTTAATTATTTGTCTATACGCGATTGTCCAGGAGTGGAGTTCTCTGACGGATGTTTGCCATCAAATCTAAAAGAAATGCGTCTCTTCAACTGCTCCAAACTTGTTGCCTCACTAAAGGGTGTTTGGGGAACCAACCCTTCTCTAAAATCCTTGTATATTCGTAAAGTGGATGTGGAGTTTTTTCAGAGTGAAGGTTTTCTCCCACTCTCTCTTACTAATCTAGAGATATATGATTGCCCAAATCTTAAGAAACTCGACTACGAGACTCTTTCTCCCCTCTCTTCTCTTGAGAAATTGGATATTGTGAATTGCCCCAGCCTCCATTGCTTGCCAGAGGAGGGTCTGCCCAAATCTATTTTAGAACTCGGAATCAAAAGTTGTCCGTTGCTCAAACAGCGGTGCAAGAAACAAGAAGGTGAAGACTGGGCAAAGATTGCTCATATTAAAACCTTATGGGTTGATTTCGAACAAGTAAACATAAAAGACGAAGCACAAGTTGGAAAATACTAA